In Pseudobacter ginsenosidimutans, the following are encoded in one genomic region:
- a CDS encoding SusC/RagA family TonB-linked outer membrane protein, which produces MDNLTMQAGIRWKKIPFLLCLIFAGYFAGAQVTISGKVTDAKKEAVPGISIQVKNTSYGTSSDATGAYTMQANLKPGSYTVEFSGIGFKAVTKTLQVGSESKYTLDAELTPDAIGMDEVIVTGTSAGTTRKQLGNYVSTVKAEDLNKGATGNVLAALQGKTAGAQISQNSGDPAGGISVRLRGISSINSSSEPLYIVDGVIINNATNRVTNTSSGYDGANTVGTIGQNRMVDINPADIERVEVLNGAAAAAIYGSRANAGVVQIFTKRGKAGAPQVSFSSSFLMNQLRKKLDMNQSPVKFGGSVDDFTHDVIARVNGDLVTTTSPVNRYDYQDYVFRTGTGTDNNVSVSGGNDKTKYFVSGSYFFNQGIVKNTDFQRYSFRANVDQTFNKWLSVNMGLNYVNSKANEKPDGNSFFSPVGSINIIGNYHDIWKRDASGNLLKVGNFSRVNPVSVIEDMKQQQTTSRVLASLGVKLKPVKNLTIDYTMGIDNYAQNGTTFIPPYAYTVNPGYFGGSDDLNGYASAATNTFFQINHELNATYTANISDDLGSTTQVGYSVQYEKNDYLLAQGRGMSPYISVVKSAITQLPSADERSELSVSGGYVQQNFRYKNHFFVTGAVRLDGSSVFGKDQRNQVYAKASGSYVVSSTDYWSKLNVDNWWDLLKFRMAYGQSGNLTGIGAFAGSNTYTSNAFVGKLAMNSKGVLVDENIKPERQDEIEFGMDLAFLNNRIGLQANYYYKKVKDLLFSRVIAPTYGYTSYLGNVGNLENKGFEIVLNVTPVRKSDITWDITAIFNRNRNVVTHLGQPRFAPSTNSGAPVSIIEGQPIGVFYGTFFARDNGQLFKNAAGILQFERGTQTTLTSYETRRENGAPTGDLLRKVIGDPNPDWTGTLVNEVSYKKFALRVQLDAVQGVDVWNADWRTRQGVGGGLVAQDEQMGKLPRGYVAGAYDVNEWRIDDGSFVKLREVAITYRFGKIKGLSDLAVSLSGRNLISFDNYKGYDPEVNAGGQSTILRGIDFGAVPIPRTFSLGIQAKF; this is translated from the coding sequence ATGGACAATCTAACGATGCAGGCAGGAATCAGATGGAAAAAAATTCCTTTCCTGCTTTGCCTGATTTTTGCAGGTTACTTTGCTGGTGCGCAGGTGACGATCAGCGGTAAAGTGACTGATGCAAAAAAAGAAGCTGTTCCAGGTATTTCTATTCAAGTGAAGAATACCTCGTACGGCACTTCCTCTGACGCAACTGGCGCATACACCATGCAGGCTAATCTGAAGCCTGGTTCTTACACGGTGGAATTTTCCGGAATTGGTTTCAAGGCTGTAACAAAAACATTACAGGTGGGATCTGAAAGCAAGTACACACTTGATGCAGAACTTACACCTGATGCCATTGGTATGGACGAAGTGATCGTAACCGGTACCAGTGCAGGAACTACCCGTAAGCAGTTAGGTAACTATGTAAGCACCGTGAAAGCGGAAGACCTCAACAAAGGCGCCACCGGAAACGTACTGGCAGCATTGCAGGGTAAAACTGCAGGTGCGCAGATCAGTCAGAACTCCGGTGATCCTGCCGGTGGTATTTCGGTTAGGCTTCGGGGTATCAGCTCCATCAACTCTTCTTCAGAGCCTCTTTATATTGTGGATGGTGTGATCATCAACAACGCTACCAACAGGGTTACCAATACATCTTCCGGCTATGACGGCGCCAACACTGTAGGTACTATCGGTCAAAACAGGATGGTGGATATCAACCCGGCAGATATCGAAAGAGTGGAAGTGCTGAACGGTGCAGCTGCTGCAGCCATTTACGGTTCACGCGCAAACGCAGGTGTAGTGCAGATCTTCACAAAACGTGGTAAGGCCGGAGCTCCTCAGGTAAGCTTCTCTTCCAGTTTCCTGATGAACCAGCTCAGGAAGAAACTTGACATGAACCAGTCGCCCGTGAAGTTTGGTGGTAGCGTAGACGATTTTACCCATGATGTGATCGCACGTGTTAATGGGGATTTAGTAACTACAACCTCTCCTGTAAACCGTTACGATTACCAGGACTATGTTTTCCGCACCGGTACAGGAACTGACAATAACGTTTCTGTTAGTGGTGGTAACGATAAGACTAAGTACTTCGTTTCCGGTTCTTATTTCTTCAACCAGGGTATTGTAAAGAACACAGACTTCCAGCGTTACAGTTTCAGGGCCAACGTTGATCAAACCTTCAACAAATGGCTCAGTGTGAATATGGGTCTTAACTATGTCAACAGCAAGGCCAATGAAAAGCCTGATGGCAACTCTTTCTTTTCTCCTGTTGGTTCCATCAACATCATTGGGAACTACCATGATATCTGGAAACGTGATGCATCCGGCAATTTGTTGAAAGTGGGCAACTTCAGTCGTGTAAACCCGGTTTCTGTAATTGAGGACATGAAACAACAACAGACCACCAGCCGCGTACTGGCCAGTCTGGGTGTGAAACTGAAGCCCGTGAAGAACCTTACTATCGATTACACAATGGGTATCGATAACTATGCTCAGAACGGAACAACTTTCATTCCTCCGTATGCTTACACGGTAAATCCTGGCTATTTTGGAGGTAGTGATGATCTGAATGGTTATGCCAGTGCAGCTACCAATACTTTCTTCCAGATCAACCATGAGCTGAACGCCACTTATACCGCCAATATCTCTGATGACCTTGGATCAACTACCCAGGTGGGTTACTCCGTTCAATATGAAAAGAACGATTATCTGCTAGCGCAGGGACGTGGTATGAGTCCTTATATTTCTGTTGTGAAGTCTGCCATTACGCAACTTCCTTCGGCCGATGAAAGAAGCGAGCTCTCTGTTTCCGGTGGCTATGTTCAACAGAATTTCCGTTATAAGAATCATTTCTTCGTAACAGGAGCTGTACGCCTGGATGGTTCTTCTGTATTCGGAAAGGATCAACGCAACCAGGTCTATGCAAAAGCGAGCGGCAGCTACGTGGTCTCCAGCACTGATTATTGGAGCAAACTGAATGTAGACAATTGGTGGGACCTCCTGAAATTCCGTATGGCTTATGGCCAGTCGGGTAACTTAACAGGCATCGGTGCTTTCGCCGGTTCTAACACTTATACCAGCAATGCCTTCGTCGGTAAGCTGGCAATGAACTCCAAAGGAGTTTTAGTGGATGAAAATATCAAACCAGAACGCCAGGATGAGATCGAGTTCGGTATGGACCTGGCTTTCCTGAACAACAGGATCGGTCTGCAGGCGAACTACTATTACAAGAAAGTGAAAGACCTCCTGTTCTCCAGGGTAATTGCTCCTACTTACGGATACACCAGCTATCTTGGTAATGTGGGTAACCTTGAAAACAAAGGCTTTGAGATCGTGTTAAATGTAACACCTGTAAGGAAAAGCGACATCACCTGGGATATCACGGCTATCTTCAACCGAAACAGGAATGTGGTTACCCACCTTGGTCAGCCCCGCTTTGCTCCTTCTACCAACTCAGGTGCGCCGGTGTCTATCATTGAAGGACAACCGATCGGCGTATTCTACGGAACTTTCTTCGCGAGAGATAACGGCCAGCTGTTTAAGAACGCTGCCGGCATACTTCAATTTGAACGAGGAACACAAACAACTTTAACCAGCTATGAAACCCGCCGCGAAAACGGTGCTCCTACCGGTGATCTGCTGCGCAAGGTAATAGGCGATCCCAACCCAGACTGGACCGGTACTCTCGTGAACGAAGTGAGCTACAAAAAATTCGCACTCCGCGTTCAGCTCGATGCCGTTCAGGGTGTGGATGTGTGGAATGCAGACTGGCGTACACGTCAGGGTGTAGGCGGAGGCCTGGTGGCTCAGGATGAACAAATGGGCAAACTTCCCCGCGGATACGTTGCAGGTGCTTATGACGTGAATGAATGGAGGATCGATGACGGTTCCTTCGTGAAACTGCGTGAAGTTGCTATCACTTATCGTTTCGGCAAGATTAAGGGTCTGAGCGATCTGGCAGTAAGCCTCAGCGGTCGCAACCTGATCTCATTCGACAATTACAAAGGATATGACCCTGAAGTGAATGCTGGTGGACAAAGCACCATTCTCAGAGGAATAGATTTTGGCGCTGTTCCTATTCCAAGGACTTTCAGTTTGGGAATCCAGGCTAAATTCTAA
- a CDS encoding DUF6377 domain-containing protein produces the protein MKSFLTCLLTLTFLQNLFSQDHQQLLEELNKVINESAGYDARKQEDIRAIHFYEDAGTPQLEFNRYHQLFEAYKVYKYDSAYFYARKQFHIAKSLSNDTLINMARINLSFSLLSAGMYKETQETLDSVDIHTLTDEAKARYYSLLGRFYYDLGDFDKDVNYTPDYTLKGNTFMDSTIALTPPNSFNHLYYQGLKDIKSGNNDRARELFRQLLNLDSLTDHQVAVTASTLSDIYIQRNMDDSAITLLIQSAIADIKSSTRETSAIFNLAALLYKKGDVKNAYTCIQRAIADATFYGARQRKVQVSAILPLIEGERVNIAEKQKNKLIAYAAVVTLLLLAVIGLAIALMKQIRKVKLAQQALMEAHDRLQVANEKLMESNTIKEEYIGYFFNYNSDFFSRIERFKRSLDQKIMERKLEEVKFLVNNINLKREKEDLLKSFDKVFLTLFPGFVDGFNALFKPEDQIHLKDNELLNTDLRIFALIRMGISDNEKIAHILEYSVNTIYTYKTKIKNKSLLPNEDFEQAIMNIK, from the coding sequence ATGAAATCATTCCTGACCTGCCTGCTAACCCTTACCTTTTTACAAAACCTGTTCAGCCAGGACCATCAGCAATTACTGGAAGAGCTCAATAAGGTCATCAACGAATCTGCGGGGTACGATGCCCGAAAACAGGAAGATATACGCGCCATCCATTTTTACGAAGATGCCGGAACGCCACAGCTGGAGTTCAATCGCTATCACCAATTGTTTGAAGCCTATAAGGTGTATAAATATGACTCTGCCTATTTCTACGCCCGCAAACAGTTTCACATCGCGAAGTCGCTCAGTAATGATACCCTCATCAATATGGCGCGCATCAACCTGAGCTTCTCACTCCTTTCAGCAGGGATGTATAAAGAAACACAGGAAACACTGGACTCGGTGGATATCCACACACTAACTGATGAAGCCAAAGCCAGGTATTACTCTTTACTGGGTCGCTTTTATTATGATCTCGGGGATTTCGATAAAGATGTGAACTATACGCCCGACTATACGCTCAAGGGAAATACCTTTATGGATTCCACCATTGCACTGACACCTCCCAACTCTTTCAATCATCTCTATTACCAGGGATTGAAAGATATCAAGTCGGGGAACAACGACAGGGCCCGCGAACTATTCCGTCAGCTCCTCAACCTGGATTCGCTTACAGATCACCAGGTGGCGGTGACCGCTTCTACGCTCAGTGATATCTATATCCAGCGCAACATGGATGATTCCGCCATCACACTCCTGATACAATCAGCCATTGCAGATATCAAATCATCTACCCGCGAAACCTCTGCCATCTTCAATCTGGCGGCATTACTGTACAAAAAGGGAGATGTGAAAAATGCCTATACCTGCATTCAGCGCGCAATTGCCGATGCCACTTTCTATGGCGCCCGCCAAAGGAAAGTACAGGTGAGCGCCATCCTCCCACTGATCGAAGGAGAGCGGGTGAACATTGCCGAGAAACAGAAGAACAAACTCATTGCCTATGCTGCCGTGGTGACTTTGCTGCTGCTGGCAGTGATCGGTCTGGCCATCGCCCTCATGAAACAGATCCGCAAGGTGAAACTGGCGCAACAGGCGCTCATGGAAGCGCATGATCGCCTCCAGGTGGCCAATGAAAAACTGATGGAGAGCAATACCATCAAAGAAGAATATATTGGATATTTCTTTAATTACAACTCCGACTTCTTCTCCCGGATCGAAAGGTTCAAAAGATCGCTGGACCAGAAGATCATGGAAAGAAAACTGGAAGAAGTAAAATTCCTAGTCAATAATATCAACCTTAAAAGAGAGAAGGAAGACCTGCTCAAAAGTTTCGACAAGGTTTTTCTCACCCTCTTTCCCGGATTCGTGGACGGCTTCAATGCACTTTTCAAACCGGAAGACCAGATCCATCTCAAAGACAATGAGCTCCTCAATACCGACCTCCGAATCTTCGCACTCATCCGGATGGGCATCAGCGACAATGAAAAGATCGCCCATATCCTGGAGTATTCGGTGAACACCATTTATACTTATAAGACCAAGATCAAAAACAAAAGTCTTCTCCCCAATGAAGACTTCGAGCAGGCCATTATGAACATAAAATAG